GGATAATTATACTAAAATCCTTACCGAGGGGCATATATGCGGGACATAAATTCCGCACGGGTCTTCTCGTCGGTCTTGAACCTGCCCAAAAGCTGGGTCGTGACCATGGTGGCGCCGGGCTTTTTCACCCCGCGCATGGTCATGCACATGTGAGATGCTTCTAGCACAACAGCCACGCCCTTCGGGTTCAGTTCCTTCTGGATGAGTTCCGCAATCTGGCGGGTCATACGCTCTTGAATTTGCGGGAAGCGAGCATAGAACTCCACCACCCGGGGAATCTTGGAAAGGCCCACTACGCAGTCGCCCGGAATGTAGGCCACATGGGCCTTGCCCGTAAACGGCAGAAAATGGTGTTCGCACATGCTGGCAAACTCGATGTCCGGCACGATAATCATCTCGTCGTACTTTTCGTGAAAGCGCGTCTTGAGGATATCCTCGGCTTTCATTTCACCCGAAAGTCCCGTCATAAGTTCGGCGTACATCTTCGCCACACGACGGGGCGTTTCCAGCAATCCTTCACGATTCGGATCTTCGCCCATGCCGGTAAGAATCATCCGAAATCCGTCTTCCATCATCTTTAAATTCATCTGGCTATCCTTTTACACAAACACCACTTCGTTGCCGACGCGAGGAGACTCGTTTCGATTCGGGAGGCCGCTTTCGGTGTCGGCGTAACCAACGGCGACAGAAGCATACACCCGCTCATCTTCACGCAAGCCGAGGCCACGCAGGTATTCCAAAATCGTCGGGTCTTCGTTCAGCCACTTGAGCTGGTTGATGTAGCAACTGCCCAGGTTCAGCTCGTTGGCCGCAAGCATCATGTTTTCTACGGCACAGGCCACGTCGGCCATGTTGTTGCCGTAATCCTTCTTGTTCGCCACCACGATAAGTACCGGCGCGGTGTAGCAGAAAGAATAGTTTCCCTTGCGGGCAAGGGTGATAGAATTCTTGAGGCTCTTGTACAGGTCTTCACGAAGTTCCATCTTCGCAAATGCGGCCTGAACCAACTCCTTGAGCTTAGCGATTACAGCCCCATCCGAAATCACGAAGAAGTGATTCGTCTGGGCATTACCGCCGGTAGGTCCAAAACGCCCCGCCTCGACAATGGCCTGCAACTTTTCTATTTCCACAGGTTGCGCCTTGAACTTGCGGGTGCTACGTCGTGTGCGTATGGCTTCCAATGTATTCATAATATTCACCTTTTACTGGATCCTTCGACTCAATGCCTCGCGGCATCTCGCTCAGGATGACGCGGAGCCTGCCCTGAGCTTGTCGAATGGGCGTCACTTGTCCAGCGGCATAACCAAGATACGAGATTTCCGCTTGGTGTTGTAATGTTCCCGCTTGCTCTTCGGCAAATCCTCTACGGAGCCGTCTTCGAATCCGAAGGGGTAGAACCAGTCCAAAGCCTGGGTGGTGAGCAGGAACAGCTTCTTGTAGCCCTTCATCCGGCCAACCGAAATCAAGTGCCGCACGATAGCATCTCCGATACCGGACTTGCGGTAGTTGGCGGCCACGGCAATGGCGGCCACTTCGGCCATGCCGTCTTCGAACTCGTGGAGGGCGCCGCAGCCGTGGATGCTGTTGTCGATGCTGTACACCACATAGTCCTTGAGCTTTTCGGAAATGCTCTCCTGGGTCCTGGGCACCAGGTAACCCTTCGCGATATAGTCCTGCATGATCCGCAAGATATCGGGAATGTCTTCCATATTGGCAGGCCGGATGCTGGAATACTGGTTTGCGTACACCATGGTTCCGTCGCCCCTGGCGCTAAATACTTCTTGCAGCACACTGCCCTGGAACTCGCCGCTCAGCAGGTGAACACGGTTCGCGCCAGCCTCGCAGGCGTTGATGGCATTCTGCAGGTAATCCTTCTGGGCAAAGTTCAGCTTGTCGGCATTCAGTTCCAGAAGTTCCTTGGCCTGGTCCACGTCCAAGGCTGAAATCACGCCACTGTCCGTTGGTTCCAGATACTTGGTGTTCTTGCCAGTAGCAAGGCCTTCAAGCCTGATACCGTTCTCGCTGCCGATAAAAAACAGCTTGCCCACCTGCATGTACTTGCAGAGTTCCGTAGCCAGTTCCGTAGAACTGATGTTGTAGGCCTGGCCCAACTTGTTCCAGCCGATGGGCGGAATAATGGGCACGAACTTCTCGTTCAGAAGCTGCTCCAGGATGTCCCGCTGGATCCGTTCAATCCGACCGGTCCGCATGTAATCGACACCTTCAATGACCCCAAGACTCCGGGCCAGCACCCAGTTTCCCTGGATACCGCTCAGGCCGCTAGCCGTCAGGTGGCTCATAATCCTCTGGGCAACACCCAGAGACGCCTGCTCTATCAGGGGCAAGGCCTCTTCGCTGGTAAGCCGCACGCCACCTTCGAACTTGGACTCGATTTCCCAAGCCTTCAGCTGGGCATCAATGCTGTTCCTGGTTCCCGGCACGATAATGATTCGGATTCCCGCCTTGTGTAACAAGGCGATATCCCGCATGAGCACAGGGAACAGCGGGTGGTCCATAAGGCCGTCTTCAATCTTCAATACAAAGAGCTGGCCCTTGAACCGGTCCATATAGCCGAAGACTTCCCGGATAAACCCGGAAACTTCGAAATGCTGGGAATAAAAATCGGACACAGTATTGCTCATGGTTCAAAAAATAATAAATCTTACTTATAACAAAAGACGCAGGGTGACCCGCGCCTTTATTAAAACTTGTCTATCGCGACCTATTGCTTGGCAGCCGGTTTGGCGGCAGGCTTTGCAGGAGCTGCTGCGGGTTTTGCCTCGGCGGCCGGTTTTGCAGCAGGCGCGGCCTTAGCGGCTGGCTTGGCTTCGAGCTTCTTAGCCTCAGCAGCGGGCTTGGCGGCCGGAGCTGCGGCAGGCTTGGCCGGAGCAGCCTTTGCTGTATCGGCAGGTGCGGCAGCTGGTTTTGCGGCAGGAGCTGTCTTTGCCGTATCTGCAGGAGCGGCGGCTGTCGGCTTAGCTTCGGCCTTAGCAGCAGGAACTGCGGCGGGGGCTGCCTTGGCGCTGTCCGCAGGAGCGGCAGCAGCGGGAGCGGCGGCAGGTTTAGACGTATCTGCGGGAGCGGCAGCAGGAGCAGCAGTTGCAGCGGCAGAATCAGCAGGAGCCGCTGCGGCGCTGTCAGCCGGAACAGCCGTAGAATCCACAGGCGGAACTTCGGCATAAACCTTCAACAGTTCCACTTCAAAAATCAGGAGTGCATTGCCAGGAATGGTAGGCGGAACACCGGCTTCGCCATAGGCCAGGGCGCTAGGAATCCAGGCCTTCACCTTGTCCCCTTCTTTCATGACCTGGAGCAAGTCCTGCCAGCCTTCGATGACCGCGCCTACGGGGAACTCCAGAGGTTCACCACGCTTGACGCTGTTGTCAAACTGTGTACCGTCTAACAAAGCCCCAATGTAATGCACCTGGACCTTGTCCGTCACCTTGGGTGAAATACCCGTGCCGGCCTTGAGCACGCGGTACTGCACTCCCTTGGGAGTCACCTTCACGGTAGAATCCAAAACGTTCTTGGCGAGGAAAGCAGCCTGGTCTTCCAGAGCCTTGGCGGCGGCGGCCTTCTCGTCGTCCTCTTTCTGCTTCTGCATACGGAGCAGCAAGTCTTGCAGGGCCGATTCCGAAGCGGAATCCGACAGCAGA
The genomic region above belongs to Fibrobacter sp. and contains:
- the folE gene encoding GTP cyclohydrolase I FolE, whose product is MNLKMMEDGFRMILTGMGEDPNREGLLETPRRVAKMYAELMTGLSGEMKAEDILKTRFHEKYDEMIIVPDIEFASMCEHHFLPFTGKAHVAYIPGDCVVGLSKIPRVVEFYARFPQIQERMTRQIAELIQKELNPKGVAVVLEASHMCMTMRGVKKPGATMVTTQLLGRFKTDEKTRAEFMSRIYAPR
- a CDS encoding FKBP-type peptidyl-prolyl cis-trans isomerase — encoded protein: MNLIRYSFGLAVGAVLVACGGNAPQPAVEPAEPAAAPAPQVSLDSAVDRYSYALGMDLGKAIANINVPVKMDVLMIALQDEVDPARKVLLSDSASESALQDLLLRMQKQKEDDEKAAAAKALEDQAAFLAKNVLDSTVKVTPKGVQYRVLKAGTGISPKVTDKVQVHYIGALLDGTQFDNSVKRGEPLEFPVGAVIEGWQDLLQVMKEGDKVKAWIPSALAYGEAGVPPTIPGNALLIFEVELLKVYAEVPPVDSTAVPADSAAAAPADSAAATAAPAAAPADTSKPAAAPAAAAPADSAKAAPAAVPAAKAEAKPTAAAPADTAKTAPAAKPAAAPADTAKAAPAKPAAAPAAKPAAEAKKLEAKPAAKAAPAAKPAAEAKPAAAPAKPAAKPAAKQ
- the argA gene encoding amino-acid N-acetyltransferase, encoding MSNTVSDFYSQHFEVSGFIREVFGYMDRFKGQLFVLKIEDGLMDHPLFPVLMRDIALLHKAGIRIIIVPGTRNSIDAQLKAWEIESKFEGGVRLTSEEALPLIEQASLGVAQRIMSHLTASGLSGIQGNWVLARSLGVIEGVDYMRTGRIERIQRDILEQLLNEKFVPIIPPIGWNKLGQAYNISSTELATELCKYMQVGKLFFIGSENGIRLEGLATGKNTKYLEPTDSGVISALDVDQAKELLELNADKLNFAQKDYLQNAINACEAGANRVHLLSGEFQGSVLQEVFSARGDGTMVYANQYSSIRPANMEDIPDILRIMQDYIAKGYLVPRTQESISEKLKDYVVYSIDNSIHGCGALHEFEDGMAEVAAIAVAANYRKSGIGDAIVRHLISVGRMKGYKKLFLLTTQALDWFYPFGFEDGSVEDLPKSKREHYNTKRKSRILVMPLDK
- a CDS encoding nitroreductase, with product MNTLEAIRTRRSTRKFKAQPVEIEKLQAIVEAGRFGPTGGNAQTNHFFVISDGAVIAKLKELVQAAFAKMELREDLYKSLKNSITLARKGNYSFCYTAPVLIVVANKKDYGNNMADVACAVENMMLAANELNLGSCYINQLKWLNEDPTILEYLRGLGLREDERVYASVAVGYADTESGLPNRNESPRVGNEVVFV